The DNA region AGGTGCCGAGCACCTTCCGCTTCACAAGTTCCTCCAGGAGGCGTACGAGGACGTGGAGGAGGCTGCCGACGAGGTCGCAGAGCGTCTCCAGTCCATCGGCGGCGTCCCGCACGCCAGCATGACTGCACTCTCGGAGAACGCGACCGTCGAACCCGAGGACGAGGACGTCTACGACATCCGTACCTCGCTCTCGAACGACCTCGAGATGTACGGCGACATCATCGAGGGCTACCGTGACCACATCGAGCTCGCACAGGGGCTCGGTGACCCGACGACCGCGCACATGCTCCGCGAACAGCTCGAAGAACTGGAAGAGCACGCACACGTCATCGACCACTACCTCGCGGACGACACGCTCGTCACGGACGCATAGAGCGAGAGAATCGACTGGAACAGCCCTCAGCGAACGTCGGGCGCCGTCTCGTCGGTGCGCCCCGGAATCTCTACCTCTACCTCGAGTTCGGGGTCGCCGACGCCCTCGAAGTCTATCTCCAGTTCGACCGGTTCGCCGAAGGGGAACGGGAGCTCCCACTCGTCGGTCGAGATGGTCAGTTCGTCGTCTTCCTGTAGCTGCTCGCCGAGTTCGACGAGGAACGCCCCCGCCTCGGCGGCCGAGAGCCGGTACTCCTGCTCGAAGTCGCGACCCGCCCGGATCGTCGTTCGCTCGGGGTCGTCGTTCTCTGGCGTGTCATCCTCGGGCGATCCGTTCTCTGACGGTTCGTTCTCGAGCGCTTCCTCGTCGGGCTCTGTGGTATCGTGTTCGTCTGACATGGGTGGGAGAATGGAAAGGGTGGTCGCTGTCTGTCACTCCTCGACGTCGACGACGACGTCGCTCGATATCCACCCGTCGGAGTTCCCGGATTCGAGGAAGACGACGGTGCCGGGCGCACTCTCACAGGTGGATATCTCCGGTTCCTGTCGCGGTTCGGGCTCGGTTCGGGAATCGAGGTCGTTCAGGGACTCGGAGTCGGTCTCGGAATCGGAAGACGAGGGGGTTCCGACGGCCATCACGAGGATTTAGGCAAACCTAAACCTTAAAGGATACGGTTCCGGCCGCTGGCACGTCAGTCGTCTGATAGCAACGTCGCCGCGAGTCGTTCGGTCACGGTGGGACTGACGCTGCCAGCGACCCTGATCGCCTCCTGCTCGTGGTCCTCGACGTCGAGGACGTCGCGGAAGAAGCGCGAGAGGGTGACGAAGGAGTCGTGGACCTCCTCGGCGCGGTGTCGGCCCTCCTCGGTCAGGGTGGCCCCCTCGTAGGGTTCGTACGTGACGAGGTCGTTCTCCTCGAGGCGCTGGAACATCTCTGTCGTCGCGGCCGGCGAGCGGTCCATCCGGTCCGCGACGTGGCCGGACGAGATCGGCGGCGACTGCTCGCGTTCGGCGCGGTAGAGCCCGAGCAGGTACCGCGAGACCTCGTTCATCGGTCCGGTCCCCCGCGGCCACCGGTGTCGCCCATCTCACGACACCTCCTCGATGGGCGCACTGACGATGCCACCCGGGTCGTCGTCGGTCGAGCGCGCTCCGGTCCGGGCGGCAGCGCCCGGCGGTGTGAACCGCAGTTGCCACGCGCCGTCGACAGCGACGGCGCGGACCGACGAGGGAGTGTGTTCGGGCCGCCGGCGGGAGATGTCGAGCACGAGCGGGAGCACCGGGAGACGACCCTGCTGTGGCGAGAGCGCGTAGTCGGCGATGCGAACGACGGTCGGCTGCTCGCCCTCGAGGCGACCGTTCATCTGGTCGACGGTCGCCGGGTCCACGACGCTGTACTGCGAGAGCATCCCCCGGTTCTGCAGCGAGGAGAGCGTCTGCGTGACCGGGTCGTCGTCGATGCCGGAATCGTCGTGGCCGCCGGCTGGCAGTCGGCTCGCGGCTGCAGTGAGGACCTCGGTCTGCTCGGTCGGGTCGAGTCGCGCGTCCAGCACGGTCGCGAGCCGTTCGAGCAGGCAGAGACAGAGCTCGTCGGGGTCGACGACCGTCTCGGCCAGGTCGAAGTACTCGTCCATCACGGCGGTCTCCGCGGCGCGGAGTCCCGACGCACCGAGTGCCTCGAACACCGCCCCGGCGGCGTGGTGACAGAACTCGACCAGCGGCGAGCGGTCGACCGTCGAGGCCGGAGCCGAGACCGGGGGCTGTCGGCCGCCGGTTCCGGCCGCACCGCCACGCGCCTCGCAGGCGATGAGGTCGTGGTACCGAAGCGTCGGGTCGTATCGCCGGAGCCGGGTCCGGTACTGCATCGCAGCCTGTGCCGCCCGCTCGGCGAGCGACCGCGTCTCGAAGCGCATCGACCCCGTGGGCACCGGCCGTTCGCCCGT from Haloarchaeobius amylolyticus includes:
- the dpsA gene encoding DNA starvation/stationary phase protection protein DpsA; the protein is MSTQKNVRQQAGTVEENPVRLDKEKAEQIVEALNTDLANAYVLYHQLHKHHWNVEGAEHLPLHKFLQEAYEDVEEAADEVAERLQSIGGVPHASMTALSENATVEPEDEDVYDIRTSLSNDLEMYGDIIEGYRDHIELAQGLGDPTTAHMLREQLEELEEHAHVIDHYLADDTLVTDA
- a CDS encoding amphi-Trp domain-containing protein, which gives rise to MSDEHDTTEPDEEALENEPSENGSPEDDTPENDDPERTTIRAGRDFEQEYRLSAAEAGAFLVELGEQLQEDDELTISTDEWELPFPFGEPVELEIDFEGVGDPELEVEVEIPGRTDETAPDVR
- a CDS encoding metal-dependent transcriptional regulator, which encodes MNEVSRYLLGLYRAEREQSPPISSGHVADRMDRSPAATTEMFQRLEENDLVTYEPYEGATLTEEGRHRAEEVHDSFVTLSRFFRDVLDVEDHEQEAIRVAGSVSPTVTERLAATLLSDD
- a CDS encoding DUF7551 domain-containing protein, which produces MFGTTLTAIRDHVEALASDDGDYVVVCARTGERPVPTGSMRFETRSLAERAAQAAMQYRTRLRRYDPTLRYHDLIACEARGGAAGTGGRQPPVSAPASTVDRSPLVEFCHHAAGAVFEALGASGLRAAETAVMDEYFDLAETVVDPDELCLCLLERLATVLDARLDPTEQTEVLTAAASRLPAGGHDDSGIDDDPVTQTLSSLQNRGMLSQYSVVDPATVDQMNGRLEGEQPTVVRIADYALSPQQGRLPVLPLVLDISRRRPEHTPSSVRAVAVDGAWQLRFTPPGAAARTGARSTDDDPGGIVSAPIEEVS